From one Felis catus isolate Fca126 chromosome E2, F.catus_Fca126_mat1.0, whole genome shotgun sequence genomic stretch:
- the LOC101097117 gene encoding carbohydrate sulfotransferase 6, translated as MWLPRISSTAVTVLLLAQTAILLFLVSWPRPPSPVGGKERVHVLVLSSWRSGSSFVGQLFSQHPDVFYLMEPAWHVWTTLSQGSAPALHMAVRDLVRSVFLCDMDVFDAYLPWRRNLSDLFQFAVSRALCSPPACTAFPRGAISSDTVCKPLCGRRPFGVAQEACRSYSHVVLKEVRFFNLQVLYPLLNDPALNLRIVHLVRDPRAVLRSREQTAKALARDNGIVLGTNGTWVESDPGLRVVREVCRSHVRIAEAATRKPPPFLRGRYRLVRFEDLARAPLPEIRELYDFAGLSLTPQLEAWIHNSTHGSGPGARREAFKTSSRNALNVSQAWRHALPFAKIRRVQELCAGALQLLGYRAVASEAEQRDLSVDLVQPLGTSSFSWASSTAAHPRP; from the coding sequence ATGTGGCTGCCGCGCATCTCCAGCACGGCCGTGACCGTGCTCCTGCTGGCGCAGACCGCCATCCTGCTTTTCCTGGTCTCCTGGCCCAGGCCGCCGTCCCCGGTGGGCGGCAAAGAGCGGGTGCACGTGCTGGTGCTGTCCTCGTGGCGCTCGGGCTCGTCTTTCGTGGGCCAGCTCTTCAGCCAGCACCCCGACGTCTTCTACCTGATGGAGCCCGCGTGGCACGTGTGGACCACCCTGTCGCAGGGCAGCGCGCCGGCGCTGCACATGGCCGTGCGCGACCTGGTGCGCTCCGTCTTCCTGTGCGACATGGACGTGTTCGACGCCTACCTGCCGTGGCGCCGCAACCTGTCGGACCTCTTCCAGTTCGCGGTGAGCCGCGCGCTGTGCTCGCCGCCGGCCTGCACCGCCTTCCCGCGCGGCGCCATCAGCAGCGACACGGTGTGCAAGCCGCTGTGCGGGCGGCGGCCCTTCGGCGTGGCGCAGGAGGCCTGCCGCTCCTACAGCCACGTGGTGCTCAAGGAGGTGCGCTTCTTCAACCTGCAGGTGCTCTACCCGCTGCTCAACGACCCCGCGCTCAACCTGCGCATCGTGCACCTGGTGCGGGACCCGCGGGCCGTGCTGCGCTCCCGCGAGCAGACGGCCAAGGCGCTGGCGCGCGACAACGGCATCGTGCTGGGCACCAATGGCACCTGGGTGGAGTCCGACCCCGGCCTGCGCGTGGTGCGCGAGGTGTGTCGCAGCCACGTGCGCATCGCCGAGGCCGCCACCCGCAAGCCGCCGCCCTTCCTGCGCGGCCGCTACCGCCTGGTGCGCTTTGAGGATCTGGCGCGGGCGCCGCTGCCCGAGATCCGCGAGCTCTACGACTTCGCGGGCCTGAGCCTCACGCCGCAGCTCGAGGCCTGGATCCACAACAGCACGCACGGGTCCGGGCCCGGCGCCCGCCGCGAGGCCTTCAAGACCTCATCCAGGAACGCGCTCAACGTCTCCCAGGCCTGGCGCCACGCGCTGCCCTTCGCCAAGATCCGCCGCGTGCAAGAGCTGTGCGCCGGCGCGCTGCAGCTGCTGGGCTACCGGGCCGTGGCCTCCGAGGCCGAGCAGCGCGACCTCTCCGTGGACCTGGTGCAGCCGCTTGGCACTAGCAGCTTCAGCTGGGCGTCGTCCACCGCGGCGCACCCCCGACCTTAG